A genomic segment from Deinococcus sp. QL22 encodes:
- a CDS encoding M23 family metallopeptidase produces the protein MTAFWPTLDTPTTRYTVQTGCAFLDAAYYRAEGSVHPAIDLNAVTGGNTDLGDPVHGVDSGVVVAVMWDGYIGGIVEIKHEDGSISGYWHLRDIHVTLGQRVSGGDLIGQIGKGAKLNMAAHLHFYVKKAGVVLAPSHWPSAHIKNRQACEAFVREHYHPPEHWLYARGAKRTLASLQALRGAPTTRVLVNDVEITGQLVQRPEHDMSIDARTETVRVYLNSREPTLVVPALPPGVIH, from the coding sequence ATGACCGCATTTTGGCCCACGCTCGATACGCCGACCACCCGCTACACCGTGCAGACCGGCTGCGCTTTCCTGGACGCAGCCTATTACCGGGCAGAGGGCTCCGTTCACCCTGCAATCGACCTCAATGCCGTCACTGGCGGTAATACCGATCTGGGTGACCCGGTACACGGCGTGGATTCAGGCGTGGTGGTGGCCGTGATGTGGGACGGGTACATCGGCGGCATTGTTGAAATCAAACACGAGGACGGCAGCATTTCCGGCTACTGGCACCTGCGGGACATTCACGTCACGCTGGGCCAACGTGTCAGCGGCGGCGACCTGATCGGGCAGATTGGCAAAGGCGCAAAGCTCAACATGGCCGCGCACCTGCATTTCTACGTCAAGAAAGCGGGCGTGGTGCTGGCCCCGAGCCACTGGCCGAGCGCGCACATCAAGAACCGTCAGGCCTGCGAGGCGTTTGTCCGCGAGCACTACCATCCGCCCGAGCATTGGCTGTACGCCCGTGGCGCCAAGCGCACGCTGGCCTCGCTGCAGGCCCTGCGAGGGGCACCAACGACCCGCGTGCTGGTCAACGACGTAGAAATTACCGGGCAACTGGTGCAGCGTCCCGAACACGACATGAGCATCGACGCCCGCACCGAGACCGTGCGCGTGTACCTGAACAGCCGGGAGCCGACGCTGGTCGTTCCCGCCCTGCCCCCCGGCGTCATTCACTGA